A window of the Pogona vitticeps strain Pit_001003342236 chromosome 4, PviZW2.1, whole genome shotgun sequence genome harbors these coding sequences:
- the LOC140706729 gene encoding protein FAM200C-like, producing MHFPAQCQRIQLLPLCLTSCYKKLLRQADPEQQLPPPLSFRRPLNMAEKRKCRQYSTEYLKLGFIPSPSNVHLPFCLLCEKTFSNEAMKPSRLKEHLVKIHSDKADKPVSFFQSLKAKFEGRSTVGKLFGKLSLNADKGLICSYEVSLLIAQCGKPHTIGEMLILPVMKKIFATMLGPSTNTVTQSIPLSNDTISKRIDEMAADVEERLIDTLKSTEFVMQIDESTIRENEALLLAYVRFINGNEEIVEELLFVRNLATDTKGSSIFKKVEDFFNEKNIPLTNIMACATDGAASMVGRYRGFQAHLKLVVPGVMTVHCVVHRQHLVSKKLSGRLHESLHYVIKAVNIIKSNALNNQLFHKLCEENDEEFERLLLHTEVRWLSKGKCLRRFHELFDTVVEFLESIDPSLSSSLKLRRLDVAYLNDVFDKLNEVNIKLQGDKINFIKAKGIICSFISKLDLLASNMSRQELHQFPSLANEHQLQAEDLDIFCCHLKQLKEDMETRFNDLINLKVPTWVVNPFTTDFAHLHPKLQEPLTDLKHDCEAQSHFQSYGYEAFWVKMRNTYPILWEEVKLLILAFPSTYLVERGFSAVQQILTKSRNMLKITERGDLRMRLTKMVPDIKKLASAHQAQGSH from the exons ATGCACTTTCCTGCCCAGTGTCAGAGGATCCAGCTTCTGCCTCtttg TCTGACTTCGTGTTACAAAAAGTTACTTAGgcaggcagatccagagcagcaGTTGCCACCGCCTCTTTCATTTCGAAGACCTCTCAACATGGCCGAGAAGAGGAAGTGTCGCCAATATTCGACGGAATACCTAAAACTGGGATTCATTCCATCTCCTTCCAATGTACACCTtccattttgtcttctttgtgaaaaaacattttcaaatgaaGCGATGAAGCCTTCCCGACTGAAAGAACATCTGGTAAAAATTCATTCAGATAAAGCTGACAAACCCGTATCGTTTTTCCAATCCTTAAAGGCCAAGTTTGAGGGTCGCAGCACTGTTGGGAAGTTATTTGGAAAATTGTCGCTCAACGCAGACAAAGGGCTCATTTGTTCCTATGAAGTATCTTTGCTGATAGCACAATGTGGTAAACCTCACACTATTGGAGAAATGCTGATTTTACCAGTAATGAAAAAGATTTTTGCCACCATGCTGGGGCCCAGCACAAACACTGTCACACAATCGATTCCTTTGAGCAATGACACCATATCAAAAAGAATTGATGAAATGGCTGCTGATGTGGAAGAAAGGCTTATTGACACCTTGAAAAGTACAGAATTTGTGATGCAGATTGATGAGTCAACAATTCGTGAAAATGAAGCCTTGTTATTGGCTTATGTCCGTTTCATCAACGGAAATGAAGAGATTGTGGAAGAACTGTTATTTGTTCGAAATTTAGCCACCGACACAAAAGGTTCTTCGATATTTAAAAAGgttgaagatttttttaatgagaaaaacatccCTTTGACAAACATCATGGCATGTGCAACCGACGGAGCTGCATCCATGGTTGGACGATATCGTGGCTTTCAAGCTCATCTAAAATTGGTTGTACCTGGAGTTATGACTGTCCATTGTGTCGTTCATAGACAGCACCTTGTCTCAAAAAAATTGAGTGGCCGTTTGCATGAGTCCTTACACTACGTCATTAAGGCTGTGAATATAATTAAGTCAAACGCCTTGAACAACCAACTTTTTCACAAGCTTTGTGAAGAAAATGATGAGGAGTTTGAACGTCTCCTTTTGCACACCGAAGTAAGGTGGCTTTCAAAAGGGAAGTGTCTGCGGCGATTCCATGAACTTTTTGACACAGTTGTTGAATTTCTTGAATCCATTGATCCAAGTCTAAGCAGTTCTCTTAAACTTCGCCGTCTGGATGTAGCCTATCTCAATGACGTTTTTGACAAGCTGAATGAAGTGAACATAAAGctgcaaggagataaaatcaATTTTATTAAGGCCAAAGGAATAATCTGCTCATTTATTTCCAAATTGGACCTCCTTGCAAGCAATATGAGTCGCCAGGAGCTGCATCAGTTCCCAAGCCTTGCTAATGAACATCAACTCCAAGCAGAAGATTTGGACATTTTTTGCTGCCACTTGAAGCAACTAAAAGAAGATATGGAAACCAGATTCAATGATCTGATAAATCTGAAAGTGCCCACTTGGGTAGTAAATCCGTTCACAACAGACTTTGCACATCTTCATCCCAAACTTCAAGAGCCACTGACAGATCTGAAACATGACTGTGAAGCCCAATCACATTTTCAGAGTTATGGCTATGAAGCTTTTTGGGTGAAAATGAGGAACACTTACCCAATATTGTGGGAGGAAGTTAAGTTGCTTATTTTAGCCTTTCCTTCCACTTACTTAGTGGAGAGGGGCTTCAGTGCCGTCCAACAGATCCTTACTAAGTCAAGGAACATGTTGAAGATCACTGAGCGTGGCGATTTAAGAATGAGATTAACAAAAATGGTTCCAGACATCAAGAAATTGGCATCAGCTCACCAAGCACAAGGCAGCCAttga